From Lonchura striata isolate bLonStr1 chromosome 3, bLonStr1.mat, whole genome shotgun sequence, one genomic window encodes:
- the AIG1 gene encoding androgen-induced gene 1 protein isoform X2 — MALVPCQVLRAAILLSYCSILCNYKAIDMPAHQTYGGSWKFLTFIDLGRP, encoded by the exons ATGGCGCTGGTGCCCTGCCAGGTGCTGCGCGCCGCCATCCTCCTGTCCTATTGCTCCATCCTGTGCAATTACAAGGCCATTGACATGCCCGCGCATCAGACCTATGGAGGCAGCTGGAAATTTCTGACCTTCATAGACCTG GGCCGGCCGTGA